Proteins from a single region of Sulfitobacter sp. W027:
- a CDS encoding glycosyltransferase has translation MAENRLLEPHVAADRAKAFAARRAAMIDLINTHCDHVLCVSDAVRMLAQRYGVASALTRTSYIGTRAAEFYDETAPAQDNPQKQTLTLGYLGYMRRDKGFFFLLDALEALPPDLAARLRIMVAARAADPATMARLRALGDHLAEVIYHDGYTHAELEAILAPVDIGVVPVLWHDNLPQVAIEMHARRIPLLTAARGGAPELGNCPEMVFAPGDVADFARRIQALLAGEISMQAYWHGAMRPVTVPEHLVELLEIYEEHEAAP, from the coding sequence CGTCGTGCAGCCATGATCGACCTGATCAATACCCATTGTGATCATGTGCTATGTGTCTCGGATGCGGTGCGCATGTTGGCGCAGCGCTACGGCGTTGCCTCGGCACTGACCCGCACAAGCTATATCGGGACCCGTGCCGCCGAGTTCTACGACGAGACGGCACCCGCCCAGGATAACCCCCAGAAACAGACCCTGACACTGGGGTATCTGGGCTACATGCGCCGCGACAAAGGGTTCTTTTTCCTGCTGGATGCGCTGGAAGCATTGCCCCCGGATCTCGCTGCTCGGCTGCGCATCATGGTCGCCGCGCGCGCGGCGGACCCTGCCACTATGGCGCGGTTGCGTGCGTTGGGCGATCATCTGGCGGAGGTGATCTATCACGATGGTTATACCCACGCGGAGTTGGAAGCGATTTTGGCGCCGGTAGATATAGGAGTGGTGCCTGTGTTGTGGCACGACAACCTGCCGCAGGTCGCCATTGAGATGCACGCGCGCCGTATCCCCTTGTTGACGGCAGCAAGGGGCGGTGCGCCGGAACTGGGAAACTGCCCGGAGATGGTGTTTGCGCCAGGCGACGTTGCAGACTTTGCCCGACGGATACAGGCTCTTTTGGCCGGAGAGATCTCCATGCAGGCCTATTGGCACGGGGCGATGCGTCCGGTGACCGTACCTGAGCATCTCGTGGAACTGCTGGAAATTTACGAGGAGCATGAGGCGGCACCCTGA